The DNA region ACTTGGCGTGGGCTCAGGTACTGGGCCGCCTGTCGAGCCGCGACAACGTGGTGTTCGGCACCGTGCTGCTCGGTCGCCTGACCAGCAACGCAGGCGCAGAGCGTACGCTCGGGGTGTTCATCAATACCTTGCCGCTGCGCATCGATCTGGGCGAGCAAACGGCACGTGACGCCGTATTGCAGACCCATCAACACCTGACCGGTCTGCTGGCGCATGAACACGCTTCGCTGGCACTCGCTCAGCGTTGCAGTGCCTTGCCGGCAGGCGCGCCGCTGTTCAGCGCGCTGCTGAACTACCGGCATAGCTCGACAGCAGAGGCTCATGACCCTGCGGCCAGCGAGGCCTGGAACGGGATCGAATTGCTGCAAGCCGCCGAGCGCAGCAGTTATCCATTGACGTTGAGCGTGGATGATCTGGGCAGTGTCGCGGACGGCCAGCACCAGGCCGGATTCGACCTGACTGCCTTGACCTCGCCGGGCATTGATGCACGGCGCATCTGTGCCTATATGGCCAGTGCGGTCGAGCATCTGCTGGTCGCCCTCGAGCAGGCACCGGACACCGCGATTCAATCGCTGGCCATGCTGCCCGATACCGAGCGCAATGAGCTGCTGCACGGCTTCAATCCTGTGCCGACAACGGCCGAAAGCGCACTGCCGGTTCACTTGCGTATTGCGCAACAGGCCTTGCGGCAGCCAGACGCGCTGGCCGTGCAGGTTGGCGACGAAAGCCTGACCTATGGCGAACTGAATGCTCGTGCCAATTCGCTCGCTCACCATTTGATCGGCCTTGGCGTGCGCCCGGACGACCGTGTTGCAGTGGTGGCTCGACGCGGGCTGGAGACCCTGACCGCGCTGTTGGCAGTGCTCAAGGCCGGGGCGAGTTATGTGCCGGTCGATCCGGCACACCCAGACGAGCGCATCGGTTATCTGCTGGAAGACAGCGCACCGGTTGCGGTGCTGGCGCAATTCGATCTGCTACCGCGCTTGCCTGACGTGCGGGTGCCGGTGATTGCGCTGGATCGTCCGCAATGGCCACAGCGCAACGAAAACCCGCAGGTGATGGCGTTGACGGCGGCGCATCTGGCCTATGTCATCTACACCTCGGGCTCGACCGGGTTGCCCAAAGGCGTCATGGTCGAACACCGCACGCTGAACAATCTGGTCGACTGGCATTGCGAGGCGTTCGACCTGCGCGCGGGCAGCCACACGGCCAGCGTGGCCGGGTTTGGCTTCGATGCCATGGCCTGGGAAGTCTGGCCCGCGCTGTGTGCCGGAGCCGTGCTGCACATGCCGCCTGCACAGATCGGCAACGAACAGCTCGATGCGCTGCTCGACTGGTGGCTGGCTCAACCGCTGCAGGTCGCGTTCCTGCCGACTCCGGTGGCCGAATACGCGTTCAGCCGCGAGTTGCGTCACCCGACGCTGAAAACCTTGTTGATCGGCGGTGATCGCCTGCGGCATTTCAAGCGCGATCCGGGTTTTGCTGTCATCAATAACTACGGACCGACGGAAACCACAGTGGTGGCCAGCTCCGGCGCCATGCAGCCGGGCGGTGTGTTGCACATCGGCAAACCGGTGACCCATGCCACGCTGTACGTGCTGGACTCGCGTCAGCAACCGGTAGCGCTCGGTGTGCCAGGCGAGTTGTATATCGGCGGGACAGGCGTGGCACGTGGCTATCTGAACAAGCCGGAGCTGAGCGCCGAACGCTTCCTCGACGATCCGTTCTGCACAGCGCCGCACGCCAGAATGTACCGCACCGGCGATCTGGTGCGCTGGCTGGCCGACGGCACGCTTGAGTACCTGGGGCGAAACGACGATCAAGTGAAGATACGCGGCATACGCATCGAACCGGGCGAGATAGAGCAGCATCTGGCGCAGTGCCCCGGCATTGGCGAAGCGGTGATTGCCACTCAGGTTCTGGACGATGGCGGCGTGCGGCTGGTGGCTTATTACACTCGCCGTGACCCGGCGCTGGACAGCGCCACGCTGCGGGCTCATCTGTTGGCCCGATTGCCTGAATATATGGTGCCCGCGGCTTACGTCGGTCTCGATGCACTGCCGCTGACCCAGAACGGCAAGGTCGATCGCAAGGCACTGCCTGCGCCGGATGTCGATGCACTGAGCAACGCGACCTATCAACCACCCTCGACGCCGCTGGAAGAGCGTCTGGCGGAACAGTGGGCGCACGTGCTGGAGATCGGCAACATCGGTCGTCACGACAGTTTCTTCGAACTGGGCGGCCATTCGCTGTCTGCGATCCGCCTGGTGAGTCTGCTGCAAAAGGCCGGTTTGCCGCTGACACTGGCCGAGTTGTTCCAGCATCCGAGCATCGCCGCGCTGGCCGGGTTGCTCGACCAGCGTCCTGCACAGTCGGTCGAGGCTCAGGAAGTGATCACCGTCAGAGCGGGCGGAAGCGAATCGCCGCTGTTCCTGATCCACGATTTCACGGGGCTGGATGCCTATTTCCCTGTCCTCGGACAACACCTGCAAGGCGATTTCCCGATCTACGGCCTGCCGGGCATCGGGCTGGGCCAGCAACAGTTGCGCACCCTCGAATGCCTCGCGGCACGCATGGTCGAGCGCATTCGTCAGGTCCAGCCACGCGGGCCTTATCGTCTGGCGGGCTGGTCGTTTGGCGGGGTGCTGGCGTATGAAGTCGCGACTCAATTGCTGGGCATGGACGAGGCCGTTACCTTCCTCGGCCTGATAGACAGTTATGTGCCGCGTCTGACCGATCAGGGTAAGGCGCGCTGGCAAGGGCCAGACCTGCTTGAGCGGCAATTGCTCACGCACTGCACCGCGCACTGGCAAGCCCAGACCCAGGAGCAGACCCAAGAGCAACGCGAGACCGGCGTTACGGCACTGGTGCGCCTGAACGAACTGCAACAGCAGACACCGTTACCCGACTTCGCTGCGCTGTTGCAGCTGTGCCGCGAGGAACACCTGTTGTACGAGGAACTGGCGCAGGCCAGCGACGCGCAATTGCGTCATTACCTGGAGCGAGAGGTGGCGCATGGTCACGCGCTGGCCCATTACCAGCTGGAGCCACTTAACCTGCCGGTGTATCTGTTCCGTGCCGAGCAACGCCCGACGGCACCGAGCGGCACCACTGCGACCCTGGGCTGGGGTGAAATCCTGCCAACCGGCCAGTTGCAGTGCGTCGATGTTCCTGGCGACCACATGAGCATGATGCAAGCGCCGCACGTCACCGTTCTCGGCCAGACGATTGGCCAGGCACTGGCCGATTTGCCTGCCGCTCCGGCACCGGCAGTGGTCCATCAGTCGTTGCTGGCGATCCAGAGCGGGCAGGGCGAACATGCACCGTTGTTCTGCGTGCCGGGTGCCGGTGACAGTGTGACCAGCTTCATCGGTCTTGCCGAAGCGCTGGGCCCGGACTGGCCGATCTACGGTCTGCAACCACGTGGGCTGGACGGCCGCAGCGTGCCGCACAGCCGCGTGGAAGCGGCAGCGGAAAGTCATGTGCAGGCAATCGAGGCGCTGTACCCGCAAGGTCCCTTGCACCTGGTCGGCCACTCGTTTGGTGGCTGGGCCGCGCACGCCATGGCGGCGAAGCTTCAGGCACGTGGTCGCGAGGTGGCTTCACTGACCCTGATCGACAGCGAAGCACCTGGCGGAGACGGCTTGTGCAGCAAACCTTATACCGCCACGGCAGCGCTGGAGCGCCTGATCGAGGCCTTGCAGTTGTCCAGTGGCAAAGACCTGGATATTGATCCGAAAATGTTTGCCGACGGCGATTACGCCACGCAACTGAGCCTGTTACAAAGCGCCATGGTGCGGATTGGCATGTTGCCGCCGCGTCTGGCACCGCAGGCATTGCAGGGCATTGTCCGTACGTTTGCCTGCGCCTTGCGCACCGTCTACCGGCCACAAACCGGTGGCTACAACGGCCGGGTCAGTCTGGTGCTGGTCGACGACCCGAGCCTGGATTCGCTGGACAACCAGCTTGAGCAGGCTTCTGCCGCGGCCGGGTGGCAACATTTGTTGCCGCAACTGGCGTTGTGGGAGGGGCCAGGCAATCACTTCAGCGTCCTCAAGGCACCTGACGTCTACAGCCTGGCCGCCTGGTGGTACGACAGGCAGGCGGTTGGCGTGGGAGAAACGCTATGAGCCGGTTTTAGTCAGCGGGTTCATTGCTGCGATATCGATAGGGATATCGCAGCAATGGCGTCGGCTGCGGTTAATGCCAGGGACGGCAGACCGACGATTAACAGGCCGAAAAGGCGCCTTCGGAAGAAGCGTACATCCAGCGCATCAGCGAGTTTCGGCCGCTGATGCCCAGTTTGATGGCCGCCCGGCGCTGGTAGCTGCCGACCGTGTTGACCTTGAGCGTCAGCCGTTCAGCCTGTTCAAGCGCGGTATGCCCGGCGAGCAGCCCGAGACAGACCTGGGTTTCCCGCTCGGACAGCGACAGGCCGGTTTCGCGCAATCGTTCCTGGAAACGCTCCTCCAGGCTTTCGGTTTTTTTCAGTTCACTACTGGGCATCGCCAGTTGCAGCGCATTGACGTGTTTTTCGAGTATCGAGAACAGCAGTGGGGTGATATCACTTAGTTGCCGACGCTCGCTGGGTGAAAATGCCTGAGCGGGCAGGGCGCGGAACACCGTGATCTTGCAGGAGAAACTTTCCGATGCCTGAACCGGGTAAAGATGGATCGAGTCGCTCAGCAACAGCGTGCCACGCGACGACGTCACCGTTTCGTTGAAAACCGGCACTTCCGAGGCAGGCGGCGATTGCCAGGGCTGCGGCAGCGAAGAAAGGTGCGTGGCATCCACGGCAAGCTGCGTGTCGATCAAAGTGTGAAACAGGCTGGAAAAATGGCCGCTGCCGATGCTGGCAATGGCCCGGCCAATGTGGGGCAGTAGTGTATGAGGCATGAGGTCGTCCATGAGATCAAAAACTGTTGACAATAGTGTAGACGCGGCAAAAGCAAGTCGGTCACATCAACTTGGTCGCAACAATTGTTACGACTGAATATTGACGTTAGATGCTCGCTTAGAGCGCGACTAGTATTAACTACAGCAAATAATAACGCCCTGATGTTACCTAAATACTTCATCATCACAAGCGATGATTATCACTAAATAGTCTGTGCCAACAGCCGGGTGAATCCCTTCACCTGGATGAGTGAGCAGGCATACGGCTATTTACGGAGCATGAGCCGGGTCACCAAGAGTGTCAGCCGCCCATAGGGTGCCGAGACTTTATCGGACAGGTTGAAGCGACTCAGCGTGAGCACACTGCGTGCATGGGATAAACGAATGAAGCCTTCGTAACCGTGATAAGCACCGGTGCCACTTTCTCCGACGCCGCCAAACGGCAGATCATCCTGTGTGGCGTGCAACATGGTGCCATTGATGGTTACACCGCCGGAGCGCGTCCGGTTCAATACATGGTCCACGGAGGCCTGCTGGTTGGAAAAACAGTAAAGGGCCAGCGGTGTCGGACGGGCGTTGATGAAGGCGATGGCTTCATCCAGTGTGTCGTAGGCGAGGATGGGCAGCAGCGGGCCAAAAATCTCTTCCTGCAGGATGTCCGCAGTCAGTGGCACCTGAGTAAAGGCCACCGGCGGGATCCTGCGATCGTTTTTCGCTGGCGGCGCATCATGCTGCCAGGCTCTGGCACCAAGGGCGACGGCCTGGTTGGCCATGGCCAACAGTCGATCGTAATGACGCGGCGAAATGATCGAGGTGTAGTCCGGATTGCCCTCAAGTGTCGGGTAGAGTTTTTTGGCGGCCGCTAGCCACTCGCTGGCGAAGTTGTCCACCAGGTTGCGCGGCACCAGCACATAATCCGGCGCTACACAGGTCTGGCCGGCGTTGAACAGCTTGCCGATCG from Pseudomonas syringae includes:
- a CDS encoding helix-turn-helix transcriptional regulator, which codes for MPHTLLPHIGRAIASIGSGHFSSLFHTLIDTQLAVDATHLSSLPQPWQSPPASEVPVFNETVTSSRGTLLLSDSIHLYPVQASESFSCKITVFRALPAQAFSPSERRQLSDITPLLFSILEKHVNALQLAMPSSELKKTESLEERFQERLRETGLSLSERETQVCLGLLAGHTALEQAERLTLKVNTVGSYQRRAAIKLGISGRNSLMRWMYASSEGAFSAC